The Cytobacillus firmus genome segment GCAGGGAGTTCTTCAATTGCTTCAAGGTTAATTTCTTAATAAGATGCCAGCCTGATTTTCTAGGCTGGCTCTATTTATGGTTGAATTATGCTAAAATAAATGTATAGCATCTTGACAAGGGCGTGAGTATAGATGGAAGTCCGAAAGATTGATAAGCTTGGATTAGAAAAAGTCCAGAGTAAAAATAATATTCCAACTGAGAGTATTTCATTTCAGGAAGTTATGTCTAAAAATCGTCAAAACACCGTCTATGATAAAATGACAAAAATGGTTCAGGAGATAGAAGAGCAAGGAAAAGTATTAGCCGAAAATCGAACTGTAGACCATTTGAGGAAATATAAAAAAATGGTGAAAAAATTCCTGGAGGAAGCCGTACAAAACGGACTTCAGCTGGAGGAACAGCGTGGATTTAATCGTCGAGGACGAACGAAAATCTATAAAATTGTCAAAGAAGTAGACAAAAAATTGATTGATTTAACCAATGAGGTTCTTGATAAAGAAAAGAAATCTATGGACATATTAAGCATGGTTGGAGAAATAAAAGGACTGCTTATTAATATATATACCTGAGGACTATTGGTGTGAAAGCTAATAGTTCTTTTTGTATATATTAAAAGTAAAAGATGGGCCCTTTATCCCGTATAGAAATTTATTTATTTTACTTGAAATTATTAATTTTACACCGATATAAAGTACAGGTAAATAAGACTCGGAGTACTTTTAGTTTTTTATTAAAAACCGAGGAGGAATAAATGTGAAAATCAATAATTATGGCCGCGTCGGCATGAATCCTTATAATAAGCAACTGGAAAAGACTGAAAAAGCACAGCAAGCAGGGAAAAAAGATAAAATTGAAATTTCATCTGAGGCACAGGAACTCCTAAAAGGAGATTCTATCGAGGCTAAGCGTCAGCAGACAGTTGATGATCTTAAGGCAAAAGTTCAATCAGGTGAATATAAAATTGAACCTAAGAAGATAGCAGAGAAAATGTATTCCTTCTGGAATGACAAGTACTAGGAGTGGACATTTTGTCTTTAGATAACCTATATGGCAGATTAGAAAAAATCATTATGCTGCATAAGAGTTTATATGAACTAGCTAAAAGAAAAACAGACATTATTATAAAGAGTGATGTTGACGCGCTTAAGCATATTCTTAAGGATGAAAATAAACATATCCAGGCTATTCAAAAGTTAAGCTTAGAGCTTTCAGATATAGGGAGCGCAATATTAGACAAAGATCAAAATTCAGGAGCGGCAACTATTTCAGCCATTATTGAAAATGCGGGAAGTCATGACAAAGGAATGCTTCATAACCTTAAAGCAGACCTGGAAGAGCAAGTGGATTCCCTTAAACGGCAAAATAATCTGAATCAAGACCTCTTGGAACAATCTCTTCAATTTGTAAACCTTTCTCTTGACCTCTTGATTCCGGACCTGGATACATTCAATTACAGCAGCAATAATGAAAGCAATGAAGATATATCACAAAATAAACGCTCACTATTTGATTCAAAAGCATAACGGAGGTAAAAAGGGATGACTTCAACATTTCATGGGCTGGAGGTAGCTAGAAGAGGGATGACGGCTCAACAATCAGCTCTTTATACTACAGGCCACAATATTGCAAATGCCAATACTCCGGGTTATACAAGGCAGCGAGTAAATTTTGCTCAGACAGAACCTTACCCGCCTGCTTCCATGAACCGACCTCAAATACCAGGTCAGCTTGGCACAGGTGTAAAAGTAGGAGATATACAAAGGATTCGTGATAGTTTTACAGATATGCAGCTGAGAACTGAAAATACTAAATTAGGATATTGGCAGGCAAAATCTGATATGCTGACCCAAATGGAGGATGTCATGAATGAACCCTCTGACTCCGGGTTGGCCAGCACCATGGATGAGTTTTGGAATGCTCTACAGGATTTGGCTGTTCAGCCTCAGAACGATGGAGCAAGAAGAGTGGTGCGAGAGCGGGGTATCTCCTTAGCTAATACATTCAACTATATGTCGAACTCCCTAAAAGCGATTCAGAAGGATTACAGGAACGAAATTGATGTTTCCCAAAATAAAATTAACTCACTGTTGAGACAAATCAATTCTATAAACAAAGAAATTGGTTCAATTGAGCCGCACGGATATCTGCCCAATGATCTTTACGATGAACGGGATCGATTAATAGATGAGCTTTCAACTATGATTAATGTAAAAGTTGATCGGAAGCCCAGCGGGGGATTGGCATCGGGAAATGCTGAAGGTATTCTGGATGTTTACCTTGCAACCCCTCAAGGGGAGAAATTAAAAGATTCAAATGGGAAGGAAATCAAGCTTGTTGATAGTTCAACCGGCAAGGCCACAGGGATACATATCCAGTTTGAAAACCGCGCCGAAATGGACAGTCCGGTATCTGCAATGAAATTCTTTGAGCTAAACGAAAATAAAGAAGGATTTGCAGGAATTGGGAGCAACATAGATGCAGATAATGCCTCCAGCCCACAATACCAGTTTTCGGATTTTAAAGCTTTCAACTCAAATGGAATGCTGAAAGGTTACATCGAAGGGTACGGCTACAAAGATGGCACCGTAATTAAAGGTACATACACTGATATGCTGAATGATCTTGATCAAATGGCTTTTACTTTTGCATCACATTTTAATCTGATTCATCGTTCAGGATGGAGCTTAAATGAAATTAGAAACGGTGCTTCCAATGATATGGATTTCTTCTCGTTCAACGGTATCTCTCCGTCGCAAACCGATGTGAAAGGTGCGGCATCTGCCCTTAAAGTTGCGGATGCTATCCTTGAGGATGTTCAGAACATTGCAGCGGCAGCTGAAGGGAATGTTCAGGCAGGGACAATGGCTAGAAGCAGTGTGAGCTCAAACACTGTGGGTAATCCTTCGCTTACAGGTATCTATGATTCTTCTGATACGTCTGCTTCCTATACTGGTACTTGGCCAGCATTAGAAGAAATAAACGTTACAGTAAAATTCAACACAGCTGACAATGAATGGAAATATGAATTTTCAGGAGTTAACAAGGACGGGAATCCCGTCACTGCCCAACACAATACAACTGATAACACTGCGAAACTTTTCGGCATTGATTTTGACCTCTCTCATATCTCTTCACCTTCTGATGGTGACACCTGGACATACAGCTTTAAGGCAGAGGGCTTAAAACCAAGCGATGAAGCCTTTATTGGAAATGGATCCAATGCTCTTAAGCTATCAAACGTTAAAGATGCAGTCATTAATTATGGAGGCAATCTGACAAATGTCCAATCTTTTTACCAAGGGATGATTGGTAAATTAGGTGATAATGCTTCAGAGGCAGCCCGAATGACAAAAACAGCAGGAACATTGAGAGATTCGGTCGAGCAAAGACGGTTATCTGAAAGCAGTGTTTCCCTGGATGAAGAAATGACAAACTTAATTAAGTTCCAGCATGCTTATAATGCGGCTGCAAGAAATATTACTCTAGTGGATGAAATGCTCGATAAAATTATTAATGGTATGGGCGTTGCAGGAAGATAAGAGGCGGTGAATAATTAAATGCGCGTAACACAATCGATGCTAACGAATAGCAATTTAAAATATATCAGTCAAAACTATGACCGATTGGGAAAAATTCAGGATCAAATTATGTCCGGAAAAAAAATCACCAGACCTTCTGATGATCCAGTTGTAGCCATGAAGGGAATGCGTTACAGAAGCCAAGTAGTTGAAGTAGACCAATTTATGAGAAACCTTAATGAAGGCTTTAACTGGATGGATAATGCAGATGCTGCCTTGGACGAGACAACACAAGTGCTGCATCGTATCCGCGAATTAACTGTTCAGGCTTCTAATGATAGCTATGACCCTGAAGCACGGGGAAATATCGCAAAAGAGATTGAGCAGCTTCAAGAACATATCGTTGCGCTTGCCAACACGCGTGTAGGAGAAAATTACATCTTTAATGGAACAGCTACAGATGCTCCCGCTATCAATGAAAATAAATTCAGCGTTGATTTTGGAAAGTTTCAAGATGATTTAAATAATGGAACCGTAAATGCTGAAGATTTTACTTTTAGCTATAAAGGAGCAAGCTTCAGTTTCAGCGAAGTGGATGGCAATGGCAAGCATGTCTTCCAAAGCGTTACAGGTGACAAGATGCTATTTGATGCTGCTTCTGGTGAGGTAATTCACTCCTACCAGGAAGAGCAAAAGCACCTAAATGGCGGTACCATCAATGTGGAAAAAACAATCAATACGGCTGACTTAATTGTTTCAGATAAAAAAGCTGTATCGACCAATACACAATTTGTGAATATAGAAGTAATGAAGGGTGTTACGATCCCGATCAATATTAATGCTCAAAATACTTTCTCCATTGAGATGTTCGGAAGTTTAGAATCTATTAAAAAAATGTTAACGAATGAGGAAACTACAGGAGCTGAGATTACAAAAGCTCTTGATTCAATTGACGGGTTTTTAGATGATATTGTGTCATCTAGAGCCGAACTTGGTGCACAGGTAAACAGAGCGGAAATGGTCCAAAGTCGTCTTCTTCAGCAAAGAGTTGTTGCAGTTAAAACCGTTTCGGAAAATGAAGATATCGACTTTGAAAAAGCAATTATCGACTTGACTACTCAGGAAAGTCTCCATAGGGCAGCCCTTGCTGCTGGAGCAAGAATCATTCAGCCGACATTAATGGACTTCTTACGTTAAGCTATTCCGCAGGGGATAGCTTTTTTTCTAAAATAGTTTATAGCAGTGATTTATAACGCTAGTATATAAGGAGGTCAAGCTATGCAGCTTCCTCGTCTGCAGCTGACTAATACAATGGCAATGCTGGGGCTAGAACAAACAAGTTCAAAAATCACCATAAGACAGCCATTGCCGGATGTGAAAATGAGGCAGCCAAATGCAGAGGTGCAGATCCAAAAGTCCAAGGGCCATTTAGAAATTGATCAAACAGAAGCCTTTGCAGATGCCAATTTGAAACACGCATTTGCTTCCATTAAAGATTGGACGGCAAAAGCAAAACAAAAAGTTCTGCAAAACATCTCTAAAGAGGTATCTGAAGGAAAACGCTTAATGAAAATAGAGGATACAAAAGAGTCAGTCATCCCGCAAATTGCGAAGGAAAAAAGCGAACCGCCTCCAAAGGTGCTAAACATCGGTTATATGCCCAAATCTGCAGAAAGCATCAAATTTCATTATCAGCCTTCAGAAATTGAAGTGAAAGTAAAAACTCATAATCCTGAAATCAAATTTAAAACTCACAATCCAAGTATTAATTTCATTCCAGGAGATTTGCGAATCTATTTAAAACAAATGGCTTCACTCCAAATTCAGGCGATTGGAGAAGCCCTCGATCAAAAAATTTAAAAGAGATGGTGGCAGAGATGAAAATCCAAACGAAATACCATGGTGAAGTAGAAATACAGGAATCAAACATTATCAGGTTCGAACAAGGAATCCCGAGTTTTCTTGATGAGCAGCAATTTTACATCATGCCTTTTGCAGAGGAGGGCCCTTTCCTAATCATGCAATCGGTCCAAACTACAAGCCTGGCATTTGTTATTGTCAGCCCTTTTGATTTTTTCAAAGACTACTCAGTGAAATTGCCTCAAAATGTTCTTGATACTTTAGAGATCGAAAACCAGGAACAAGTAGCTTTATTTGTAATCTTGACAATACAAGAGCCTTTCGAGAATACTACAGCAAACCTGCAAGGCCCAATTGTCATAAACGATGCAAAAAAAATAGGGAAACAAATAATTCTTAGTGACTCCCCATATAAAACTAAACATCTATTAACTAGTAAGCTATCTCCTGCAGGCAGGGAGGGTTAATACTATGCTAGTGCTGACGAGAAAACCAAATGAATCCATCCAAATTGGCTCTGATATTGAAATAAAGATACTTTCGATAGATGGAGATCAAATAAAA includes the following:
- a CDS encoding YaaR family protein gives rise to the protein MEVRKIDKLGLEKVQSKNNIPTESISFQEVMSKNRQNTVYDKMTKMVQEIEEQGKVLAENRTVDHLRKYKKMVKKFLEEAVQNGLQLEEQRGFNRRGRTKIYKIVKEVDKKLIDLTNEVLDKEKKSMDILSMVGEIKGLLINIYT
- the flgM gene encoding flagellar biosynthesis anti-sigma factor FlgM translates to MKINNYGRVGMNPYNKQLEKTEKAQQAGKKDKIEISSEAQELLKGDSIEAKRQQTVDDLKAKVQSGEYKIEPKKIAEKMYSFWNDKY
- a CDS encoding flagellar protein FlgN, whose protein sequence is MSLDNLYGRLEKIIMLHKSLYELAKRKTDIIIKSDVDALKHILKDENKHIQAIQKLSLELSDIGSAILDKDQNSGAATISAIIENAGSHDKGMLHNLKADLEEQVDSLKRQNNLNQDLLEQSLQFVNLSLDLLIPDLDTFNYSSNNESNEDISQNKRSLFDSKA
- the flgK gene encoding flagellar hook-associated protein FlgK codes for the protein MTSTFHGLEVARRGMTAQQSALYTTGHNIANANTPGYTRQRVNFAQTEPYPPASMNRPQIPGQLGTGVKVGDIQRIRDSFTDMQLRTENTKLGYWQAKSDMLTQMEDVMNEPSDSGLASTMDEFWNALQDLAVQPQNDGARRVVRERGISLANTFNYMSNSLKAIQKDYRNEIDVSQNKINSLLRQINSINKEIGSIEPHGYLPNDLYDERDRLIDELSTMINVKVDRKPSGGLASGNAEGILDVYLATPQGEKLKDSNGKEIKLVDSSTGKATGIHIQFENRAEMDSPVSAMKFFELNENKEGFAGIGSNIDADNASSPQYQFSDFKAFNSNGMLKGYIEGYGYKDGTVIKGTYTDMLNDLDQMAFTFASHFNLIHRSGWSLNEIRNGASNDMDFFSFNGISPSQTDVKGAASALKVADAILEDVQNIAAAAEGNVQAGTMARSSVSSNTVGNPSLTGIYDSSDTSASYTGTWPALEEINVTVKFNTADNEWKYEFSGVNKDGNPVTAQHNTTDNTAKLFGIDFDLSHISSPSDGDTWTYSFKAEGLKPSDEAFIGNGSNALKLSNVKDAVINYGGNLTNVQSFYQGMIGKLGDNASEAARMTKTAGTLRDSVEQRRLSESSVSLDEEMTNLIKFQHAYNAAARNITLVDEMLDKIINGMGVAGR
- the flgL gene encoding flagellar hook-associated protein FlgL, with the protein product MRVTQSMLTNSNLKYISQNYDRLGKIQDQIMSGKKITRPSDDPVVAMKGMRYRSQVVEVDQFMRNLNEGFNWMDNADAALDETTQVLHRIRELTVQASNDSYDPEARGNIAKEIEQLQEHIVALANTRVGENYIFNGTATDAPAINENKFSVDFGKFQDDLNNGTVNAEDFTFSYKGASFSFSEVDGNGKHVFQSVTGDKMLFDAASGEVIHSYQEEQKHLNGGTINVEKTINTADLIVSDKKAVSTNTQFVNIEVMKGVTIPININAQNTFSIEMFGSLESIKKMLTNEETTGAEITKALDSIDGFLDDIVSSRAELGAQVNRAEMVQSRLLQQRVVAVKTVSENEDIDFEKAIIDLTTQESLHRAALAAGARIIQPTLMDFLR
- a CDS encoding DUF6470 family protein, which encodes MQLPRLQLTNTMAMLGLEQTSSKITIRQPLPDVKMRQPNAEVQIQKSKGHLEIDQTEAFADANLKHAFASIKDWTAKAKQKVLQNISKEVSEGKRLMKIEDTKESVIPQIAKEKSEPPPKVLNIGYMPKSAESIKFHYQPSEIEVKVKTHNPEIKFKTHNPSINFIPGDLRIYLKQMASLQIQAIGEALDQKI
- the fliW gene encoding flagellar assembly protein FliW, with product MKIQTKYHGEVEIQESNIIRFEQGIPSFLDEQQFYIMPFAEEGPFLIMQSVQTTSLAFVIVSPFDFFKDYSVKLPQNVLDTLEIENQEQVALFVILTIQEPFENTTANLQGPIVINDAKKIGKQIILSDSPYKTKHLLTSKLSPAGREG